The Ferrimicrobium sp. genome includes a window with the following:
- a CDS encoding ABC transporter permease subunit, protein MVSTLTHNREESSPSSPPRPRRRRALGRYGGVVPYLVFLLIFLLIPAFSVLIGAFESNDGKPTLANLRLAFSGPYLHSFVASFELSIGSTIIAVVVGFVAALAVAATRGRPRALVQSSSSVLANTGGVPLAFAFIATLGNFGIVTKVLSSMGINLYAHGFSLYSVVGLIIVYQYFLIPVMILVMLGPIQNIRSAWVEAARSLGASKLRFWWSVGLPILSPAILSGTVVIFADAFAAYATAEALTSGTLPLVPIQIGSLISGNVAAGEGNLGNALGLGMIVVVALAATVYVLSQRRASRWLR, encoded by the coding sequence ATGGTTTCAACTCTTACCCATAATCGGGAGGAGAGTTCCCCCAGCTCTCCTCCCAGACCTCGTCGTCGACGAGCCCTAGGCCGCTATGGTGGCGTGGTTCCATATCTGGTATTCCTGCTCATCTTCCTGCTCATTCCTGCCTTCTCTGTTCTGATTGGAGCGTTTGAATCCAACGATGGCAAGCCAACGCTTGCGAACCTTAGACTCGCGTTCTCCGGTCCCTATCTGCACTCATTCGTGGCATCCTTTGAGCTATCGATCGGTTCTACGATCATCGCCGTGGTCGTTGGCTTTGTTGCTGCCTTGGCGGTAGCTGCGACGCGTGGCCGCCCACGAGCCTTGGTGCAGTCCAGTTCAAGTGTGCTGGCCAACACCGGTGGGGTTCCGCTGGCCTTTGCCTTTATCGCAACGCTCGGCAATTTTGGGATTGTTACCAAAGTACTTTCGAGCATGGGCATCAACTTGTATGCCCACGGGTTCTCGCTGTATTCGGTCGTAGGACTTATCATCGTCTATCAGTACTTCTTGATCCCGGTCATGATTCTCGTCATGCTTGGCCCAATTCAAAACATCCGCTCCGCCTGGGTAGAGGCGGCACGATCACTGGGGGCGTCGAAGCTCCGGTTTTGGTGGTCGGTGGGTCTGCCGATTCTTTCGCCTGCGATCCTCTCTGGAACGGTGGTTATCTTCGCTGATGCCTTTGCGGCCTATGCCACCGCCGAGGCGCTCACCTCTGGAACGTTGCCGCTGGTGCCGATCCAGATCGGAAGCTTGATCTCGGGGAATGTGGCGGCAGGCGAGGGCAACCTTGGCAACGCCTTGGGGCTTGGCATGATCGTCGTGGTGGCGCTGGCGGCCACGGTCTATGTGTTGAGCCAGAGGAGGGCATCGCGATGGTTACGATAA
- a CDS encoding ABC transporter substrate-binding protein, translating to MKAIKIGFAMVGATAVLLSACGSASSASTSTTTSAKSVDFATCSSLAACGGMANLVKAAKAEGALTVTTLPDDWANYGQIMSSFEKKYGIKIDDVNPEGSSAYEVDSLKTLKGSSRSPDVLDMGIPFAVKASKLGLLANYKVKYWNQIPSDCKSGSGQWYCDYGGYISIGYNAALTKSPVTGFASLTNPAFRGGVALDGDPEDAGAAFSGVIAAALGNGGSYNNIMPGIKYFEHLKSIGNFIPVQSSAATISSGEVKVNIDWDYLNVAYENALKGKIDWKVIIPKGVHYASYYAQAIAKYAPHPAAARLWEEYLYSNTGQNLWLKGYTDPIRLASMIKDGTVNKTYLAAVPPVSGTPVFPTQAQLNAAQTVILANWPKV from the coding sequence GTGAAGGCAATAAAAATAGGATTCGCCATGGTAGGCGCGACGGCGGTGCTGCTCAGCGCCTGCGGTAGCGCATCGAGCGCGAGCACCAGCACCACCACCTCAGCCAAGTCGGTCGATTTCGCGACCTGCTCGTCGCTCGCTGCCTGTGGCGGGATGGCCAACCTCGTCAAGGCAGCCAAAGCAGAGGGTGCCTTGACCGTCACGACGTTACCTGACGATTGGGCCAACTACGGGCAGATCATGTCTTCGTTCGAGAAGAAGTACGGCATCAAGATCGATGACGTGAACCCTGAGGGTTCGTCAGCCTACGAAGTCGATTCGCTCAAGACACTCAAGGGCTCATCACGTTCACCGGATGTTCTCGATATGGGAATCCCTTTCGCAGTCAAGGCATCGAAGCTGGGTCTACTCGCCAACTATAAGGTCAAGTACTGGAATCAGATTCCCTCCGATTGCAAGTCAGGATCGGGCCAGTGGTACTGTGACTACGGCGGCTACATCTCGATCGGCTATAACGCCGCCCTGACCAAGAGTCCGGTCACCGGCTTTGCCAGCCTCACCAACCCTGCCTTCCGTGGCGGAGTCGCCCTCGACGGTGATCCTGAGGATGCTGGTGCAGCCTTCTCGGGCGTTATCGCGGCAGCCCTTGGTAATGGTGGCTCCTACAACAACATCATGCCTGGCATCAAGTACTTTGAGCACCTCAAGTCCATCGGAAACTTCATCCCAGTCCAGTCATCGGCTGCAACGATCTCCTCCGGAGAAGTGAAGGTCAACATCGATTGGGACTATCTCAACGTTGCCTACGAAAACGCCTTGAAGGGCAAGATCGACTGGAAGGTAATCATTCCCAAGGGAGTCCATTACGCCTCGTACTATGCCCAGGCCATCGCCAAGTACGCACCTCATCCAGCGGCAGCTCGACTCTGGGAAGAGTACCTGTACTCTAATACCGGTCAGAACCTGTGGCTCAAGGGCTACACCGACCCGATTCGACTCGCCTCGATGATCAAGGACGGTACGGTCAACAAGACCTATCTTGCCGCAGTGCCTCCTGTGTCAGGAACGCCAGTCTTCCCGACCCAGGCGCAACTCAACGCTGCACAGACCGTCATCCTGGCTAACTGGCCCAAGGTCTGA